A section of the Humulus lupulus chromosome 2, drHumLupu1.1, whole genome shotgun sequence genome encodes:
- the LOC133814140 gene encoding actin-related protein 8-like yields MNQVVSEFSSMSYLLCYMMIDHMMGTVNAYSGSGYCKYGWSKYVAPSMRSATFLEFGNIESPKYTRLRQFFSTIYSRMQVRAPSQPVVVSIPILHYDDIESAKASRRQLKEAIYTTLFNMNFPAVCAINHATLALYAARRTSGIVVNIGFQVTSVVPILHGKVMRNVGVEVVGLGALKLTGFLKELMQQNNISFESLYTVRTLKENLCYVSYDYEAELLKDTRASSDAAGEGWGSNWQGALQR; encoded by the exons aTGAATCAGGTGGTCTCAGAATTTAGTAGCATGTCGTACTTGCTTTGCTATATGATGATTGATCATATGATG GGGACGGTTAATGCTTACA GTGGCTCTGGCTATTGCAAATACGGTTGGAGCAAGTATGTTGCTCCATCTATGCGCTCTGCTACTTTCTTG GAATTTGGTAACATTGAGTCTCCAAAGTATACCAGACTTAGACAGTTTTTTTCCACTATTTATAGCAG GATGCAGGTAAGAGCACCATCACAGCCAGTGGTTGTGTCTATACCAATATTGCATTATGATG ATATTGAATCTGCAAAAGCATCAAGACGGCAACTCAAGGAAGCTATATATACAACACTATTTAACATGAATTTTCCTGCTGTTTGTGCAATTAATCAC GCAACTTTAGCTTTGTATGCTGCTAGAAGAACTTCAGGAATTGTTGTAAATATTGGGTTTCAAGTCACATCAGTTGTTCCAA TTTTACATGGTAAAGTAATGCGCAACGTGGGTGTGGAGGTTGTGGGACTGGGAGCACTAAAACTTACCGGGTTTCTTAAGGAGTTGATGCAGCAGAACAATATTAGTTTTGAATCGCTGTACACCGTTCGCACTTTGAAAGAG AATCTCTGTTATGTTTCCTACGATTATGAGGCTGAGCTACTCAAAGATACACGAGCATCATCTGACGCAGCAGGAGAAG gttggggatcgaattggcaaggagcattgcaaaggtaa
- the LOC133815968 gene encoding uncharacterized protein LOC133815968 — protein sequence MKNQNTSTQSEEQSNVNVQSNSHVHSTQSVKNHTFGSKCKILDWIGSGEIIAEGYFISSDPKDEVHHVPLGPSAMKVGIDLVRKNDAFLWRPSTIMSTIEDVVGSIIAWPADKVIIS from the exons atgaaaaatcaa aatacatctactcagagtgaggagcaatcaaatgtcaatgttcaatcaaattctcatgttcattccactcag agtgtcaagaaccacacatttggctcaaaatgcaaaatattagattggattggatctggagaaattattgcagaaggttattttatctcaagtgacccaaaggatgaggttcaccatgttcctcttgggcctagtgctatgaaagtggggatagatcttgtgagaaagaatgatgcatttctgtggaggccttcaacaattatgtctactatagaagatgttgtaggtagtataattgcatggccagctgataaagttataattag ctaa
- the LOC133817665 gene encoding homeobox-leucine zipper protein ATHB-15-like isoform X3, with the protein MIKKEEPKPWNVPEVLRPLYESSTVLAQRTTMAALRQIAHEVSQSIVTGWGRRPAALRVLSQRLSRGFNEALNGFTDEGWSMMGNDGMDDVTILVNSSPDKLTGLNHSFANEFPAVSNAVLCAKASMLLQ; encoded by the exons ATGATAAAGAAAGAGGAGCCTAAG CCTTGGAATGTGCCAGAAGTATTGCGTCCACTATACGAGTCATCTACTGTTCTTGCTCAAAGGACAACAATGGCG GCATTAAGGCAGATAGCCCATGAGGTTTCTCAGTCTATTGTCACTGGCTGGGGTAGACGTCCTGCTGCTCTAAGAGTACTGAGCCAAAGGCTAAGCAG GGGTTTTAATGAGGCACTTAATGGCTTTACTGATGAGGGGTGGTCAATGATGGGAAACGATGGCATGGATGATGTTACTATCCTTGTAAATTCTTCTCCTGACAAACTAACGGGCTTAAATCATTCTTTCGCAAATGAATTTCCAGCTGTCAGCAATGCAGTTTTATGTGCTAAAGCCTCTATGCTGTTACAG TGA
- the LOC133817665 gene encoding homeobox-leucine zipper protein ATHB-15-like isoform X1, with amino-acid sequence MIKKEEPKPWNVPEVLRPLYESSTVLAQRTTMAALRQIAHEVSQSIVTGWGRRPAALRVLSQRLSRGFNEALNGFTDEGWSMMGNDGMDDVTILVNSSPDKLTGLNHSFANEFPAVSNAVLCAKASMLLQAQKLLFNR; translated from the exons ATGATAAAGAAAGAGGAGCCTAAG CCTTGGAATGTGCCAGAAGTATTGCGTCCACTATACGAGTCATCTACTGTTCTTGCTCAAAGGACAACAATGGCG GCATTAAGGCAGATAGCCCATGAGGTTTCTCAGTCTATTGTCACTGGCTGGGGTAGACGTCCTGCTGCTCTAAGAGTACTGAGCCAAAGGCTAAGCAG GGGTTTTAATGAGGCACTTAATGGCTTTACTGATGAGGGGTGGTCAATGATGGGAAACGATGGCATGGATGATGTTACTATCCTTGTAAATTCTTCTCCTGACAAACTAACGGGCTTAAATCATTCTTTCGCAAATGAATTTCCAGCTGTCAGCAATGCAGTTTTATGTGCTAAAGCCTCTATGCTGTTACAG GCACAGAAACTTCTCTTCAACCGG TGA
- the LOC133817665 gene encoding homeobox-leucine zipper protein ATHB-15-like isoform X2 codes for MIKKEEPKPWNVPEVLRPLYESSTVLAQRTTMAALRQIAHEVSQSIVTGWGRRPAALRVLSQRLSRGFNEALNGFTDEGWSMMGNDGMDDVTILVNSSPDKLTGLNHSFANEFPAVSNAVLCAKASMLLQKLLFNR; via the exons ATGATAAAGAAAGAGGAGCCTAAG CCTTGGAATGTGCCAGAAGTATTGCGTCCACTATACGAGTCATCTACTGTTCTTGCTCAAAGGACAACAATGGCG GCATTAAGGCAGATAGCCCATGAGGTTTCTCAGTCTATTGTCACTGGCTGGGGTAGACGTCCTGCTGCTCTAAGAGTACTGAGCCAAAGGCTAAGCAG GGGTTTTAATGAGGCACTTAATGGCTTTACTGATGAGGGGTGGTCAATGATGGGAAACGATGGCATGGATGATGTTACTATCCTTGTAAATTCTTCTCCTGACAAACTAACGGGCTTAAATCATTCTTTCGCAAATGAATTTCCAGCTGTCAGCAATGCAGTTTTATGTGCTAAAGCCTCTATGCTGTTACAG AAACTTCTCTTCAACCGG TGA